A genomic window from Brevibacillus agri includes:
- a CDS encoding LLM class flavin-dependent oxidoreductase yields MPQKRQIHLSAYLVGTGIHVASWRLPEARKNASIDIDYYKYLAQTAERGKFDIAFIADSLAVNEDSHPNILNRFEPTTLLAALAGATSKIGLVATASTTYHEPYNLARLFASVDHISNGRAGWNVVTTGDATGETGRNFSRTEHVEHDHRYERAEEFIDVVQGLWDSWEDDAFVQDKETGVFFDPAKMHRLNYKGTYYSVQGPLNIGRSRQGQPVIVQAGASEPGQRLAARTAEVVFSHVKDFERAKAFYKSLKSKLPDYGRTPDQLHILQGISPIVADTQEEAEAIHRKLHDLLLPEQGLRFLSGYLGKVDFSRYSLDTPAAEVEFPQDNGIQSHFEWMTELIRKQNPTLRELYALLEGGANRELIGTPAQIADVLEKWFVEEAADGFMFIAPVLPQGLEAFVDKVIPILQERGLYRQDYEGDTLREHLGLEKPYNRLAVRDRALSEVES; encoded by the coding sequence ATGCCGCAAAAAAGACAGATTCACTTATCCGCTTATTTGGTCGGAACGGGCATTCACGTTGCCTCGTGGCGACTGCCCGAGGCGCGGAAAAACGCCAGCATCGACATTGACTACTACAAATATTTGGCGCAGACAGCCGAGCGCGGGAAGTTCGATATCGCGTTTATCGCCGACAGCCTGGCGGTCAACGAAGATTCGCACCCGAACATTTTGAACCGGTTTGAGCCGACGACCTTGCTCGCCGCTCTGGCTGGGGCGACCAGCAAAATCGGGCTGGTCGCCACCGCGTCGACGACGTATCACGAGCCGTACAATCTCGCCCGGCTATTCGCTTCCGTCGACCATATCAGCAATGGCCGCGCAGGCTGGAACGTGGTCACGACGGGAGACGCCACCGGGGAGACCGGGCGCAACTTCAGCCGCACCGAGCATGTGGAGCACGATCACCGCTACGAGCGGGCGGAGGAGTTCATCGACGTCGTCCAAGGCTTGTGGGACTCGTGGGAAGACGACGCGTTTGTCCAGGACAAGGAAACCGGCGTGTTCTTCGATCCGGCGAAAATGCATCGGCTGAACTACAAAGGCACGTACTACTCCGTCCAGGGGCCGCTCAATATCGGCAGATCGAGACAGGGGCAGCCCGTCATCGTGCAGGCGGGAGCATCCGAGCCGGGACAGCGGCTGGCAGCGCGCACCGCAGAAGTCGTCTTTTCGCACGTAAAAGATTTCGAACGGGCAAAAGCGTTTTACAAAAGCTTAAAAAGCAAGCTGCCCGACTACGGGCGCACGCCTGACCAGTTGCACATTTTGCAAGGCATCTCCCCGATTGTCGCGGATACGCAGGAAGAAGCGGAAGCGATCCACCGCAAATTGCACGATCTGCTTTTGCCAGAGCAAGGGCTGCGCTTTTTGTCCGGGTACTTGGGCAAGGTCGACTTCAGCCGCTACTCGCTCGACACCCCGGCGGCAGAGGTGGAGTTCCCGCAGGACAACGGGATTCAAAGCCATTTTGAATGGATGACGGAGCTGATTCGCAAGCAAAACCCGACCTTGCGCGAGCTGTACGCTTTGCTCGAAGGCGGTGCAAACCGCGAGTTGATCGGCACGCCTGCGCAGATTGCCGACGTGCTGGAAAAATGGTTTGTCGAGGAAGCGGCGGACGGCTTCATGTTCATCGCTCCGGTGCTGCCGCAAGGGCTGGAGGCGTTCGTGGACAAGGTGATTCCGATTTTGCAGGAGCGGGGCTTGTATCGGCAGGATTACGAAGGAGACACCTTGCGCGAGCATCTCGGCCTGGAAAAGCCGTACAACCGTCTGGCCGTGCGCGATAGAGCGCTCTCGGAGGTGGAGTCGTAG
- a CDS encoding LLM class flavin-dependent oxidoreductase has protein sequence MVALTLSILDQSPIQEGETATEAFQHTIRLAQKAEDWGYHRFWVAEHHDLDHVVGSSPEVLIAHLLAKTERIRIGSGGVMLQHYSPYKVAENFHVLAALAPGRVDLGIGRAPGGLPLSTKALQPHSGTGSPGASLEEKLAELALFLRNELPPTHPLYGLTAVPLPSEPVGIYLLGTSAASAQLAAERGVPYVFALFISQDEAVCREAFDVYRQQFQPGERAKPLPILAVSVIVAQTEEEALQLAAETKIAKIHLQSGKTVTVTSLKKAEEYGRQADESFRIEVKEANVIAGTKESVRERLLELARTYQVGELVIHTPIKHFAKRLLSYELLHEAFAELSVT, from the coding sequence ATGGTGGCATTGACATTGAGCATTCTCGATCAAAGTCCGATTCAAGAAGGAGAAACGGCGACCGAAGCGTTCCAGCATACGATTCGGCTGGCGCAAAAGGCGGAAGACTGGGGCTATCACCGCTTCTGGGTGGCGGAGCATCACGACCTCGATCATGTGGTCGGCTCCTCCCCCGAGGTGCTCATCGCCCATCTTTTGGCGAAAACAGAGCGCATCCGCATCGGCTCCGGCGGGGTCATGCTCCAGCATTACAGTCCTTATAAAGTAGCGGAAAACTTTCATGTCCTCGCCGCCCTGGCTCCGGGACGGGTGGATCTCGGCATCGGCCGCGCGCCGGGAGGGCTTCCCCTCTCGACGAAAGCGCTACAGCCGCACAGCGGCACGGGTTCGCCTGGCGCATCGCTGGAAGAAAAGCTCGCGGAGCTTGCGCTGTTCCTGCGCAACGAGCTGCCCCCCACTCATCCGCTGTACGGTCTGACCGCCGTGCCCCTGCCAAGCGAGCCAGTCGGCATTTATTTGCTCGGCACGAGTGCAGCGAGCGCGCAGCTTGCGGCAGAGCGCGGTGTTCCGTACGTGTTTGCCCTCTTTATCAGTCAGGACGAAGCGGTCTGCCGGGAAGCTTTTGACGTGTACCGCCAGCAGTTTCAGCCAGGCGAACGGGCAAAGCCGCTCCCGATCCTGGCCGTCTCCGTCATCGTCGCCCAGACGGAGGAAGAAGCCTTGCAGTTGGCCGCGGAAACGAAAATCGCCAAAATCCACCTGCAAAGCGGCAAAACGGTCACCGTCACCAGCTTGAAAAAGGCGGAGGAATACGGGCGGCAGGCAGACGAATCGTTTCGGATCGAGGTCAAGGAAGCCAACGTCATCGCCGGAACGAAGGAGTCCGTGCGCGAGCGGCTGCTGGAGCTGGCGCGTACCTATCAGGTGGGAGAGCTGGTGATCCACACTCCGATCAAACATTTTGCCAAGCGGCTTCTCTCCTATGAACTGTTGCACGAAGCGTTTGCTGAGCTAAGCGTTACTTGA
- a CDS encoding GNAT family N-acetyltransferase produces the protein MDITIRSAKQDDYAALLPLFRQVHDLHVFERPDLYKKNATPVEEALFHDQLHDDRQHIFVATLGMEIVGVVVLQEEDIRENSFVNARKVLLVNSLCVADTLRKKGIGRKLMHHVFDFAKGLGVDSIELGVSERNRQAIHFYESIGMTTKSRKMEFRLS, from the coding sequence ATGGATATTACGATCCGAAGTGCTAAGCAAGATGATTACGCGGCGTTATTGCCTTTGTTTCGGCAAGTTCATGATTTGCACGTTTTCGAACGGCCGGACCTCTACAAAAAGAATGCGACTCCAGTGGAGGAAGCGTTGTTTCATGACCAGCTACACGATGATCGGCAACATATTTTTGTGGCTACGCTCGGTATGGAAATCGTTGGCGTCGTTGTTTTGCAGGAAGAAGACATCCGGGAAAACTCATTTGTAAATGCGCGGAAAGTTTTGCTTGTCAACAGTTTATGTGTGGCGGATACGCTGAGGAAAAAGGGAATCGGAAGGAAGCTTATGCACCATGTTTTTGACTTCGCCAAAGGCTTGGGCGTTGACAGCATTGAATTGGGGGTATCAGAGCGGAACCGACAGGCCATCCACTTTTACGAGTCGATTGGCATGACGACCAAAAGCAGGAAAATGGAGTTCCGATTAAGCTGA
- a CDS encoding MetQ/NlpA family ABC transporter substrate-binding protein — MKKLAISLLLAFVTIVAAGCGTEPEQTGLKIGIRGSESRTWEFVKEQAAKQGLAIELVQFNANVNPNTVLLEGDIDANAFQHVAFLDQFNTKNNSDIVPVGSTIIAPLGIYSDKYKTIAEIPDGAKIAVPNDDSNWGRSLLLLQEAGLIRVVDNFDGFGGADKIKENPKNLEIVPVDGATTPRVMKDVAASIINNGVAVEAGFLLKDAIFHESKTAKPYINVIATTKQNENREDLKKLVAIYQSKEVSDFITETYKGNYIPTQVTVEELKNFKEAFASKP; from the coding sequence ATGAAAAAGCTCGCCATTTCCTTGCTGCTCGCCTTCGTGACGATTGTCGCGGCGGGTTGCGGAACGGAACCGGAACAAACAGGCTTGAAAATCGGCATTCGCGGCTCGGAATCGCGGACGTGGGAGTTCGTGAAGGAACAGGCGGCGAAGCAAGGTCTCGCCATTGAACTGGTGCAGTTCAATGCAAACGTCAACCCGAATACGGTCTTGCTGGAGGGCGATATCGACGCGAATGCGTTCCAGCACGTCGCCTTTTTGGACCAGTTCAATACGAAAAACAACTCGGACATCGTTCCGGTCGGCTCGACGATCATCGCGCCACTGGGTATCTACTCGGACAAGTACAAAACCATCGCGGAAATTCCCGACGGCGCGAAAATCGCCGTGCCAAACGACGATTCCAACTGGGGGCGCTCCTTGCTTTTGCTGCAGGAAGCAGGCTTGATCCGGGTCGTGGACAACTTTGACGGCTTTGGCGGCGCGGACAAAATCAAGGAAAATCCGAAAAACCTGGAAATCGTTCCCGTCGATGGGGCGACGACCCCGCGCGTCATGAAGGACGTAGCGGCGTCGATCATCAACAACGGGGTGGCGGTCGAGGCAGGCTTTTTGCTCAAGGACGCGATTTTTCACGAAAGCAAAACCGCCAAGCCGTATATCAACGTAATCGCGACGACCAAGCAAAACGAAAACCGCGAAGACTTGAAAAAGCTCGTCGCCATTTACCAGTCCAAAGAAGTGTCGGACTTCATCACCGAAACGTACAAAGGCAACTACATCCCGACACAAGTGACCGTCGAGGAGCTGAAAAATTTCAAAGAGGCGTTTGCCAGCAAGCCGTGA
- a CDS encoding glutaredoxin family protein, which produces MGEGKRVAETQTKKVVVWGREGCSYCENVKAILEEQNRPYEWIDVAGKDVLRDVLEVKYGTRLIPLVEIGGDGKYEALLYTQLDRLAALLAE; this is translated from the coding sequence ATGGGGGAGGGAAAGCGAGTGGCAGAAACACAAACGAAAAAAGTCGTGGTATGGGGAAGAGAAGGCTGCTCCTATTGTGAAAACGTCAAAGCCATATTGGAAGAGCAAAACCGCCCATACGAATGGATTGACGTAGCAGGAAAAGACGTGCTGCGCGATGTGCTGGAGGTCAAATACGGCACGCGCCTGATCCCGCTCGTGGAAATCGGCGGCGACGGCAAATACGAGGCGCTGCTCTACACCCAATTGGATCGGCTCGCAGCGCTTTTGGCCGAGTAA
- a CDS encoding methionine ABC transporter ATP-binding protein: protein MIAFHGVSKTFESGGQTIEALKGVTLDVKKGDIFGVIGFSGAGKSTLLRTVNLLERPTAGSVIVAGKDLTKLSVKELRSVKKNIGMIFQQFNLLATKTVFDNVAMPLRLGDTPKKQIQERVDELLSFVGLTDKATSYPDQLSGGQKQRVGIARALATNPSILLSDEATSALDPQTTESILQLLKRVNQEYNVTILMITHEMNVIKEICNRVAVMEHGAIVEQGNVLDVFANPQTEVARNFVKSVVRDDIPPSVRKLLATKRGKSKILNIHFIGESTGQPLLSQVAKRFNSDVNVLFGSITELAGVPFGNLIVELTGNEAEIVRAYHYIQQQNVTVKEIVS from the coding sequence ATGATCGCCTTTCACGGCGTATCGAAGACGTTTGAGAGCGGGGGCCAGACGATTGAGGCGTTGAAGGGCGTCACCCTCGACGTGAAAAAAGGCGACATTTTTGGCGTCATCGGCTTTAGCGGAGCCGGAAAAAGCACGCTTTTGCGGACGGTCAATTTGCTGGAGCGTCCGACAGCAGGCAGCGTCATCGTCGCTGGCAAAGACTTGACGAAGCTCTCGGTCAAAGAGCTGCGAAGCGTCAAAAAGAACATCGGCATGATTTTTCAGCAGTTCAACCTGCTGGCGACGAAGACCGTTTTTGACAATGTCGCCATGCCGCTTCGACTCGGCGACACGCCGAAAAAGCAGATTCAGGAGCGAGTCGACGAACTATTGTCCTTCGTCGGCTTGACGGACAAAGCGACGAGCTACCCCGACCAGTTGTCCGGAGGCCAGAAGCAGCGAGTCGGCATCGCCCGTGCGCTCGCGACCAATCCGTCCATCCTGTTAAGCGACGAAGCGACCTCGGCGCTGGACCCGCAAACGACCGAGTCCATTTTGCAATTGCTTAAGCGGGTGAACCAAGAGTACAACGTCACGATTTTGATGATTACGCACGAAATGAACGTCATCAAAGAAATTTGCAACCGGGTGGCGGTCATGGAGCATGGCGCCATCGTGGAGCAGGGTAATGTCCTCGACGTGTTTGCGAATCCGCAGACAGAGGTGGCGCGCAATTTCGTCAAATCGGTCGTGCGCGACGACATCCCGCCAAGCGTGCGCAAGCTGCTTGCGACCAAGCGCGGCAAATCGAAAATTCTCAACATCCACTTCATCGGGGAAAGCACGGGCCAGCCGCTGCTCTCCCAGGTGGCGAAACGCTTCAACAGCGACGTGAACGTCCTGTTTGGCAGCATCACCGAGCTTGCGGGCGTGCCTTTTGGCAATCTGATCGTCGAGCTTACCGGCAATGAAGCGGAAATCGTTCGCGCGTACCACTACATCCAGCAGCAAAATGTGACCGTGAAGGAGATTGTTTCGTGA
- a CDS encoding methionine ABC transporter permease, protein MEVSSAQIYQALYETLYMVSVSLLFATLIGLPLGVLLVVTRKGHILENPLIFSALNPVINVLRSVPFIILLVAIIPFTRLVVGTSIGTTAAIVPLVIYSGPYIARLVENSLLEINPGIIEAAEAMGATPMQIIFRFLIPETLGSLILSITTATIGLIGATAMAGAVGGGGIGDLAITYGYQRFSTITIVATVVILVVLVQGIQSLGNVLARNIRRK, encoded by the coding sequence ATGGAAGTCAGTTCTGCGCAAATCTATCAGGCATTGTACGAGACGCTCTATATGGTGAGTGTATCGTTGCTGTTTGCGACCTTGATCGGCCTGCCGCTCGGCGTCCTGCTGGTCGTGACGCGCAAAGGGCACATTTTGGAAAATCCGTTGATCTTTTCGGCCTTGAACCCGGTTATCAACGTGCTGCGTTCCGTCCCGTTCATCATTTTGCTGGTGGCGATCATTCCGTTTACGCGGCTCGTCGTCGGGACTTCCATCGGAACGACGGCGGCAATCGTGCCGCTGGTCATTTACAGCGGTCCGTACATCGCGCGGCTGGTGGAAAATTCGTTGCTGGAAATCAATCCGGGCATCATCGAGGCAGCCGAAGCGATGGGGGCCACCCCGATGCAAATCATTTTTCGGTTTCTCATTCCCGAGACGCTCGGCTCGCTCATTCTCAGCATTACGACGGCGACCATCGGCCTGATCGGCGCCACGGCGATGGCCGGGGCAGTCGGCGGCGGCGGGATCGGCGACCTGGCGATTACATACGGGTACCAGCGCTTCAGCACGATTACGATTGTCGCTACCGTTGTGATTTTGGTCGTGCTCGTTCAAGGGATTCAGTCGCTCGGCAACGTGCTCGCCCGTAACATTCGCAGAAAATAA
- a CDS encoding amidohydrolase — protein MHTGTQELAGTGFEQKLIAIRRQLHQYPEVAYEEYETTRSIRDWLTEAGIRLVELPLETGVVAEVGGQNGGPVIALRADIDALPIQEQTGLPYASAVVGNMHACGHDFHTAVILGAAFLLKQQEEQLPGTVRFLFQPAEEKGTGASLLIEKGALANVTAIFGLHNKPDLAVGTVGIKPGALMASVDGFEIEVEGLGTHAAIPHAGIDPIVAASQIVTALQSIVSRNVSPLENAVVSVTTIHGGTTWNVIPDKVALGGTIRTFQEEVRRQIPGRLQAIIEGVAAAYGAKASVRWFKGPPSVQNDAALARLAATTAERLGLQVVAPEPSPAGEDFAYYQKHIPGLFVFVGTSGTNEWHHPAFTVDERAIAPAAHYFANLAADALKGG, from the coding sequence GTGCATACAGGAACGCAGGAGCTGGCAGGGACTGGCTTCGAGCAAAAGCTGATCGCCATTCGCAGGCAGTTGCACCAATACCCGGAGGTGGCCTACGAGGAATATGAAACGACGCGTTCGATTCGGGACTGGCTGACGGAAGCGGGGATTCGCCTCGTCGAGCTGCCGCTGGAAACGGGCGTCGTGGCAGAGGTGGGCGGCCAAAACGGCGGGCCTGTAATCGCGCTGCGGGCCGATATCGACGCTTTGCCGATTCAGGAGCAAACAGGCTTGCCGTACGCGTCCGCGGTCGTCGGGAACATGCACGCGTGCGGACACGATTTTCATACCGCCGTCATCCTGGGAGCCGCTTTTTTGCTGAAGCAGCAGGAGGAGCAGTTGCCAGGAACGGTGCGCTTTCTGTTCCAGCCCGCAGAGGAAAAAGGCACGGGTGCGTCGCTCTTGATCGAGAAAGGGGCGCTCGCAAACGTCACGGCGATCTTCGGCCTGCACAACAAGCCCGATCTCGCAGTCGGGACCGTCGGGATCAAGCCGGGAGCGCTGATGGCGAGCGTGGACGGCTTCGAGATCGAAGTGGAAGGCTTGGGCACGCATGCCGCAATTCCGCACGCTGGCATCGACCCGATCGTCGCCGCCTCGCAGATCGTCACGGCGCTGCAATCGATCGTCAGCCGCAACGTCAGCCCGCTGGAAAATGCGGTGGTGAGCGTGACGACTATCCATGGCGGTACGACCTGGAACGTGATCCCGGACAAGGTCGCGCTCGGCGGTACGATCCGCACGTTTCAGGAAGAGGTGCGCAGGCAAATACCCGGGCGTCTTCAGGCGATCATCGAGGGAGTGGCTGCGGCATACGGGGCCAAGGCGAGCGTGCGCTGGTTCAAGGGACCGCCCTCCGTGCAAAACGATGCCGCGCTGGCCAGGCTGGCCGCTACGACAGCAGAGCGGCTCGGGTTGCAAGTCGTCGCGCCGGAACCGTCTCCGGCTGGCGAAGATTTTGCCTACTACCAGAAGCACATTCCCGGCTTGTTCGTGTTCGTCGGGACCTCCGGGACGAACGAGTGGCACCATCCGGCCTTTACCGTCGACGAACGAGCGATTGCGCCTGCTGCACACTACTTTGCCAACTTGGCCGCAGATGCATTGAAAGGCGGGTGA